Within Spinacia oleracea cultivar Varoflay chromosome 4, BTI_SOV_V1, whole genome shotgun sequence, the genomic segment AGCCTATTATTACCATGTTGGAAGATATCAGAGAGGGTTTGATGGAAAGACTGCATAAGAAAAGAGATTTCATTGGGAAAAAGGAGATAATGTTGTGTCCTAGGATCCAAATTCAGTTAGAGAAACACAAAATTTGGGCTAGGGGTTGGAATGCATACTGGGATGGTGGGTTTTGCTATGGAGTAAGAGAAGGTGCAACACAGGTTAAGTATGTGGTGGATCTGAACCAACATACTTGCAGTTGCAATGCATGGCaggtgagtgggattccatgcaaacatgcaattgttgctatatggaataaagtagaccACCCAGAACAATATGTCAATGCATATTTCTGCAAACAGACCTACATGAAGGCATATGAATTTTTGTTAGAGCCTTTAAATGGTCCTCAAGAGTGGCCTACTTCTGATAGCATTGTTGTGGCTCCAAAGGTGAAAAAGGTCAATGGAAGACCTAAAACAAAGAGGAGATATGGTGTTGGAGAGGTAACTGCATCTGGTAAGCTGAAGAGAACAGGTTGTTCTATGAAATGCAGCTTATGTGGTGTGATAGGCCACAACAAAAGGGGTTGCAAGAATGCCcctaagcaacaacaacacagcaacaaTCATGCTACTGCAGAGCAGACCACACCACAGCAACAACACCCAAGAACCAGTTCAGCTATACCAATGCACAATAGGGGTGTGGGTATTTATACCTACCCAAATGGGTATCAAAGAATAGCTACTGTAAGTCATTCAATatactcaaattctttcttacaTGTTACTTTACTGTACTGAAGCCAACTTGTtcctaatttgttttaattaatgcaGCCTATATCACAACACTTCCCCACACCACAGAGGCAAAGACCTCCTGCAGCTTTCTATTCTGATAATGGGGGTGAGCAAACCATCTACTCCTTCCCTGCACATGACTTCCCATTGTCACAGACTCAACCAAGTCAAGGACACACAATATCAAGCCAAGCATTGCAGGATCTTGCAATGGCTAGAAGATTAGAAAAAAGACCATGAGGTtagattttattgaatttaaagttttcattacatttcattagtgcagatcattacattttacctacccacttaacccacttaacttaaaacaaaccagataaaaaaaaaaacagaaccaCTAGGATTACAACCCACACTTCACATTTCACACTAATAGGTCTTCTCATCTTGCTCATCACATAGTCTGCCTCCCTCTTCCTTGCATAATTGTTAGCTTCACTAAGTTTTGTCCTAAAACTATCAACTTCAGCAGCAAGGCTTTGTTTATCTTGCATTAACCCTAGTATGACAATTGTTTGCCAAGTTGTTGGTTCTTGTTCATCAATCCATCTAAAAAAGATGCAACCCCTTCTGTTTGTTTCAACATCATAATCTGGACAAGCAATGAACCTCCTTCCAGGATTTTCTTTTGTCCATGCCTTTTGAATGGATACTGTGAATCCACAGTAGCACCTCTTAGGGTGTTCATTATCACCATTGTTGAACAAAGAGATAGCCCTGTTCATCATTCTGCAAAtaaattacgttttaataatttattcctaaatatgtttaattattgttaaaataagCTAACTTAAGATTTACAAAAAAATGGCAGAAAAATACCTTTTTATGTTGAGAAGAGTCAGCTATGGTGGAGCAACAGAGAAAAAACACAGAGCAGAAGATGGAGaagaaagaattttttttttaagtgttttgttgttgttttgatgtgcatggaatgttaaatactctgttttttgagagcctcaacggctatatttttgtaaaaagctaactgaaatgaatttccctttatttaattattggtaaatggtaaatgtaactgtttttttgtcgtttagtgccttttatttagtttccttttaatttaaatgcattttaacggacgttagtgacggaaaacaaaaagcagcgttttccatccaaacgcagggacctaaatgctccttttgaaacttgagggacctaactgctccttttggcaaattTTAGGGACCTGCAGATCTATTTACTCTTTTTATTTCATCAAGTTGGGCTTAAATACCAACGGTGCTCAACGTACAGTATGCTTAGTTTATAAGCTATTCTGGAATATAGCCAGTCATGTGACAGTGATCCACCTTAGAACCATGCTATGAATCCTTtatctaattaattataatgatttaataataataaataggaaaaattgatattgacagttccaactatggccgtttaacttttaaaggtcccaatttttgattattctagagtgatctcaactttaaggtgtgttttccaagaatggtcctttggtttattaaactattaattaagttgatttaagcatatcatactgttccatttacttcatttaattaaaaaatatgattattgcacgagaggtatgagtgttaattaagttatttagcacttaattttaactaagggaccatttttggaaaacactctctatagttgggaccaccctgacataatcaaaagttgggaccttttaaagtaaatcggccatagttgggaccgataatatcaatttttcctaataAATATAGAATCCTCAAGCTTTTATCACTACAAAATATTAGTTTAACGTAAAATTATACTCCAATTATTTGTATAAACTATAAGTTGACCATCAAATGAATTAGTATTGAGATAATTTTTGTTTGGTAAACAGTGTAGAAACTAAGACCATTGATTATTCTGTTTTAAATTACTGCTTATAAGATACTTTGTCATGAGTCATGTTGCCACGATACCTGACACCAAATAAAAGACATGTAGTGTATTGTTAAATACTCGCAtccaattttaatttaaaaataccTACAATATAGATAGATAATGAGATAAAAAAGTAGAGTATATCTTGTAAGCAGTAATTACATACAAAAAGTGTATGAAAGTATACCAAATATAGAAATGGTGTAATTAATATGTATTGTAAAGCAAAGGAATTGCTAATTCAAACCTTAAAAACACGAAGTACTGCCTCTATATTTTAATAGTATGAGTTACGTTACATTGTGACCGGTACGGAGTTTTAGAAGGGTAAGTTAGTTTTATTAGAGTAAGATGAAAGCGGGGATTATGGTAAT encodes:
- the LOC130459873 gene encoding uncharacterized protein, translated to MFPLAWAVCEVESTDTWSWFLELLATDLGTSEGAGYTFMSDQQKGLLAAVSNVFPQAESRVCARHVYYNFRGVFGGGLEYRKQFWTIAKSNTVNHFNENIEVMRGISHEAAEDLLKRNYKKWCRAFYTPLSCCDSVDNNMSEVFNAYILSARHKPIITMLEDIREGLMERLHKKRDFIGKKEIMLCPRIQIQLEKHKIWARGWNAYWDGGFCYGVREGATQVKYVVDLNQHTCSCNAWQVSGIPCKHAIVAIWNKVDHPEQYVNAYFCKQTYMKAYEFLLEPLNGPQEWPTSDSIVVAPKVKKVNGRPKTKRRYGVGEVTASGKLKRTGCSMKCSLCGVIGHNKRGCKNAPKQQQHSNNHATAEQTTPQQQHPRTSSAIPMHNRGVGIYTYPNGYQRIATPISQHFPTPQRQRPPAAFYSDNGGEQTIYSFPAHDFPLSQTQPSQGHTISSQALQDLAMARRLEKRP